A single region of the Bifidobacterium asteroides DSM 20089 genome encodes:
- a CDS encoding HU family DNA-binding protein: MAYNKSDLVSKIAQKSNLTKAQAEAAVNAFQDVFVEAMKSGEGLKLTGLFSAERVKRAARTGRNPRTGETIKIPASYGVRISAGSLLKKAVTNKK, from the coding sequence ATGGCATACAACAAGTCTGATCTCGTTTCGAAGATTGCGCAGAAGTCCAACCTGACCAAGGCTCAGGCGGAAGCTGCTGTCAACGCCTTCCAGGATGTCTTCGTCGAGGCCATGAAGTCCGGTGAGGGTCTGAAGCTGACCGGTCTGTTCTCGGCCGAGCGTGTCAAGCGCGCCGCCCGCACCGGCCGCAACCCCCGCACCGGTGAGACCATCAAGATTCCGGCCAGCTATGGCGTGCGTATCTCTGCCGGCTCGCTGCTGAAGAAGGCCGTCACCAACAAGAAGTGA